One Cellulomonas sp. Y8 DNA segment encodes these proteins:
- a CDS encoding replication-associated recombination protein A, producing the protein MPRARLRSDYAPGPSRTSWARSTLLADDAPIGRMLAAHRLASMVLWGPPGCGKTTIARLLAERADLVFEPLSATFSGVADLRKVFQAAQRRREVGQGTLLFVDEIHRFNRAQQDSFLPYVEDGTIVLVGATTENPSFELNAALLSRCQVLVLRRLDDDALTTLIARAEDLLGAPLPLDDDACQALTAMADGDGRYLLNMIEQVQSLPGPVDATELARAVQKRAPLYDKSQEGHFNLISALHKSMRGSDPDAALYWLARMLDGGEDPLYIARRLVRFANEDVGMADPAAVQQTLAAWDAYERLGSPEGDLAIAQAAVYLATAPKSIAVYRGASRARAAARRTGSLMPPAHILNAPTRLMKDLGYGDGYQYDPDTPDGFSGADYLPAGMSRETYYEPTTHGYERAITERLRHWAQLRAATGDTPDQARDEPPTTERTSS; encoded by the coding sequence ATGCCTCGCGCCCGCTTGCGGAGCGACTACGCCCCCGGGCCCTCACGGACGTCGTGGGCCAGGAGCACCCTGCTCGCCGACGACGCCCCGATCGGGCGGATGCTCGCCGCGCACCGGCTGGCCTCGATGGTGCTGTGGGGACCGCCCGGCTGCGGCAAGACGACGATCGCACGGCTGCTGGCCGAACGGGCCGACCTGGTGTTCGAGCCGCTGTCCGCGACGTTCTCCGGGGTCGCGGACCTGCGCAAGGTGTTCCAGGCCGCGCAGCGGCGGCGCGAGGTCGGGCAGGGCACGCTGCTGTTCGTCGACGAGATCCACCGGTTCAACCGCGCCCAGCAGGACTCGTTCCTCCCCTACGTGGAGGACGGGACGATCGTGCTGGTCGGGGCGACGACCGAGAACCCCAGCTTCGAGCTGAACGCCGCGCTGCTGTCCCGCTGCCAGGTCCTGGTGCTCAGGCGGCTGGACGACGACGCGCTGACGACGCTGATCGCCCGCGCCGAGGACCTGCTGGGCGCCCCCCTCCCCCTCGACGACGACGCCTGCCAGGCGCTGACCGCGATGGCGGACGGTGACGGGCGGTACCTGCTCAACATGATCGAGCAGGTGCAGTCGCTGCCCGGGCCGGTCGACGCCACGGAACTGGCCCGGGCGGTGCAGAAGCGGGCGCCGCTGTACGACAAGTCCCAGGAGGGGCACTTCAACCTGATCTCCGCCCTGCACAAGTCCATGCGCGGGTCCGACCCGGACGCGGCGCTGTACTGGCTGGCGCGGATGCTCGACGGCGGGGAGGACCCGCTGTACATCGCGCGCCGGCTCGTGCGGTTCGCGAACGAGGACGTCGGCATGGCCGACCCAGCCGCGGTCCAGCAGACCCTCGCCGCCTGGGACGCCTACGAACGGCTCGGCTCCCCCGAGGGCGACCTCGCGATCGCCCAGGCGGCGGTCTACCTCGCCACGGCTCCCAAGTCGATCGCCGTGTACCGCGGCGCGAGCCGGGCGCGGGCCGCGGCCCGGCGCACCGGCTCGCTCATGCCGCCGGCGCACATCCTCAACGCCCCGACCCGGCTGATGAAGGACCTCGGCTACGGCGACGGCTACCAGTACGACCCCGACACCCCCGACGGGTTCTCCGGCGCCGACTACCTCCCCGCCGGCATGAGCCGAGAGACCTACTACGAGCCCACCACCCACGGCTACGAACGCGCCATCACCGAACGCCTGCGCCACTGGGCGCAGCTGCGCGCCGCGACCGGTGACACACCAGACCAGGCGCGCGACGAGCCACCCACCACCGAAAGGACCTCCTCATGA